The window GCGGGCCGACACCGGTTCCCGCCGAGCACCGTAGCCCCCCTTTCTCAGCACATTCTCAGAACCGCGCCGTATTTCTGCACTTCAGAGGGTGTGAGATGGCGACCTCGCGGGAACTCTTAGCACCTGTCAGGCGTTGGACCAACTGACAGTCGGAGCCGATCAGGAGGCCACCATGGCAAATGCCACCACTAGCCGAGTCGACAGCGATCTGGACGCCCAGAGTCCGGCCGCCGACCTCGTGCGTGTGTATCTGAACGGCATCGGCAAGACCGCACTGCTCACCGCCGAGGACGAGGTCGCGCTGGCCAAGCGCATCGAAGCCGGGCTCTACGCCCAGCACCTGCTCGAGACCCGTAAGCGGCTGAGCGAGAACCGCAAACGTGATCTGGCCATCGTGGTGCGTGACGGCCAAGCCGCCCGCAGCCACCTGCTCGAGGCCAACCTGCGCCTGGTGGTGTCGCTGGCGAAGCGCTACACCGGACGCGGCATGCCGCTGCTGGACCTGATCCAGGAGGGCAACCTCGGCCTGATCCGCGCGATGGAGAAATTCGACTATGCCAAGGGATTCAAGTTCTCCACGTATGCCACGTGGTGGATCCGCCAGGCCATCACCCGCGGTATGGCCGACCAGAGCCGCACCATCCGGCTGCCCGTCCATCTCGTCGAGCAGGTCAACAAGCTGGCCCGGATCAAGCGGGAGATGCACCAGAACCTGGGCCGTGAGGCCACCGATGAGGAGCTGGCCGAAGAGTCCGGCATCCCGGTCGAGAAGATCAACGATCTGCTCGAGCACAGCCGTGACCCGGTGAGCCTGGACATGCCGGTCGGCAGCGACGAGGAAGCCCCGCTGGGTGACTTCATCGAGGATGCCGAGGCGATGTCGGCCGAGAATGCCGTGATCGCTGAGTTGCTGCACACCGACATCCGCAGTGTGCTGGCCACCCTCGACGAGCGGGAGCATCAGGTGATCCGCCTGCGCTTCGGCCTCGACGACGGCCAGCCGCGCACCCTGGACCAGATCGGCAAGCTGTTCGGCCTGTCGCGCGAGCGCGTCCGCCAGATCGAGCGCGAAGTGATGTCCAAGCTCCGCAACGGCGAACGCGCCGACCGGTTGCGGTCCTACGCCAGCTGACCAACCCCCTCCTGTATGCCCGCCGGCACCCGCCGGCGGGCATACAGCTATCTGCCTGGTGTTGTGCGGCCGATCACCCAGCCGCGCCAGTAGACTCGACGGCGACGAAGGGTGACCTAATGAACGACCTGGTCGATACCACCGAGATGTATCTGCGCACCGTCTACGACCTCGAGGAAGAGGGCGTCACCCCGCTGCGTGCACGCATCGCGGAGCGGCTGGAGCAGAGCGGCCCGACGGTCAGCCAGACCGTGTCACGCATGGAGCGCGACGGCCTGCTGCACGTCGCCGGAGACCGCCACCTGGAGTTGACCGACAAGGGCCGTGCACTGGCCGTGTCGGTGATGCGTAAGCACCGCCTGGCCGAACGACTGCTTGTCGACGTCATCGGCCTGCCGTGGGAGGAAGTCCACGCCGAAGCTTGCCGCTGGGAGCACGTGATGAGCGAGGACGTCGAGCGCCGCTTGGTCACGGTGCTCGACAACCCCACCGTCTCCCCCTTCGGCAACCCGATTCCCGGCCTGTCCCTGCTCGGGCTGGACAACTTCAACCAGCGCCGGGAATCGAACCTGGTTCGGCTGACCGAGTTACCCGCCGGCTCGCCGGTGGCGGTGGTGGTTCGCCAACTCGCCGAACACGTCCAGGGCGATGTCAGGCTGATCAGCCGGCTCAAGGACGCCGGTGTGGTGCCGAATGCCCGTGTTCAGGTGGAAACCAACCCCGACGGCGGCGTGACGATCATCGTGAGCGGCCACGAGAGCGTCGACCTGCCCCACGAGATGGCCCATGCCGTGAAGGTCGAGAAGGTCTAGCCACGATCTAGACCGCGCGGCGGCCGAACGCCCGTCGCGGCGGGAGCCGCACCCCCAGCCGCTTGGCCAGCCGGTAGCCCGTTCCGGCGAGTTCCCGGATCTGCTCGGGGCGCATCCCCGACTGCAGCGCGGTGTCGAGCATGCCCGCCATCCGATGGTCGGGGTGGCTGCGCAACGCCGCGTCCAGCGACACCCCGGCCAGCGGTCCGTCACCGCGTGCATATGCCGAAAATGCAAGCAGGGCAAGAGCTTCGGCGCGCCACGGGTCCGGCAGGGTGCGTGCCAGCAGCGCCCACAGCGTTTCGGCCTGCCCCGCGCCGGAACCGACCGCCAGCGCATAGAGGGTGTCGCGCACCGCGACGTCGCCCAGCGCGCACGCCAGCGCCGCTACCTCGGCATCTCCGAGGTCGGCACCCTCGCATACCCGGGCCGCCGCGGCGATGGCCGCCTCCACATCGCGCCTACCGCAGCCGTCGGGGTCTTCGCGCCAGTCCATCTCC is drawn from Candidatus Mycolicibacterium alkanivorans and contains these coding sequences:
- the sigB gene encoding sigma-70 family RNA polymerase sigma factor SigB, whose translation is MANATTSRVDSDLDAQSPAADLVRVYLNGIGKTALLTAEDEVALAKRIEAGLYAQHLLETRKRLSENRKRDLAIVVRDGQAARSHLLEANLRLVVSLAKRYTGRGMPLLDLIQEGNLGLIRAMEKFDYAKGFKFSTYATWWIRQAITRGMADQSRTIRLPVHLVEQVNKLARIKREMHQNLGREATDEELAEESGIPVEKINDLLEHSRDPVSLDMPVGSDEEAPLGDFIEDAEAMSAENAVIAELLHTDIRSVLATLDEREHQVIRLRFGLDDGQPRTLDQIGKLFGLSRERVRQIEREVMSKLRNGERADRLRSYAS
- a CDS encoding metal-dependent transcriptional regulator, which gives rise to MNDLVDTTEMYLRTVYDLEEEGVTPLRARIAERLEQSGPTVSQTVSRMERDGLLHVAGDRHLELTDKGRALAVSVMRKHRLAERLLVDVIGLPWEEVHAEACRWEHVMSEDVERRLVTVLDNPTVSPFGNPIPGLSLLGLDNFNQRRESNLVRLTELPAGSPVAVVVRQLAEHVQGDVRLISRLKDAGVVPNARVQVETNPDGGVTIIVSGHESVDLPHEMAHAVKVEKV